The uncultured Fusobacterium sp. genome has a segment encoding these proteins:
- a CDS encoding NAD(P)/FAD-dependent oxidoreductase, whose amino-acid sequence MLDVVIIGAGVMGAATAYELAKYDLKVKVLEKEHDVSNGTSKANSGIVHAGYDAKEGTLMAKYNALGNAMYEKLCKEIDAPFKRTGSLVLAFSEEDKEHLNLLYNRGIKNGIPGMKILNQEEVFKMEPNVSKEVVAALYAPTAGVTGPWEVTIKLLENAAINGVEVETDAKVEKIEKLAEGYKIILADGREYETKVVVNAAGLYADDMNNMVSNKKIKITPRAGEYYLLDKVQGNLVNTVVFQCPTKVGKGVLVAPTAHGNLIVGPTATLSDNKEYVGNTLAGLDAVREAAVKSVKDINFRDNIKNFNGLRAESDQPDFIIGEVEDAPYFFNIAGTKSPGLTSAPAIGLDVANMIIKKLGNVNKKTEHKKNKPQIHFMELSNEEKAEVIKRDPRYGRIICRCESITEGEIVDVIHRMVGAKTVDGVKKRCRPGMGRCQGGFCGPRVQEILARELNKKLDEIVQDKVGSYILTGETKKQEEL is encoded by the coding sequence ATGTTAGATGTGGTAATAATTGGTGCAGGAGTAATGGGAGCTGCTACTGCATATGAACTAGCTAAATATGATTTAAAAGTAAAGGTATTGGAGAAAGAACATGACGTATCAAATGGTACGAGTAAAGCTAACTCAGGAATAGTACATGCAGGATATGATGCTAAAGAAGGAACATTAATGGCAAAATATAATGCTTTAGGAAATGCTATGTATGAGAAATTATGTAAGGAGATAGATGCACCATTCAAAAGAACAGGGTCATTGGTTTTAGCTTTTTCTGAAGAGGATAAAGAACATCTAAATTTACTATATAATAGAGGAATAAAAAATGGAATTCCTGGAATGAAAATTTTAAATCAAGAAGAAGTATTTAAAATGGAGCCTAATGTAAGTAAAGAAGTAGTTGCAGCTCTTTATGCTCCAACTGCAGGAGTTACAGGACCTTGGGAAGTAACTATAAAATTACTTGAAAATGCTGCTATAAATGGTGTAGAAGTAGAAACTGATGCAAAAGTAGAAAAAATTGAAAAATTAGCTGAAGGATATAAAATAATTTTAGCTGATGGAAGAGAGTATGAAACAAAAGTAGTAGTAAATGCTGCTGGATTATATGCTGATGATATGAATAATATGGTAAGCAATAAAAAAATAAAAATAACACCTAGAGCTGGAGAATATTATTTATTGGATAAAGTTCAAGGAAACTTAGTAAATACTGTTGTTTTCCAATGTCCAACAAAAGTGGGAAAAGGAGTATTAGTTGCTCCAACAGCTCATGGAAACCTTATAGTTGGTCCTACAGCAACTTTAAGTGATAATAAAGAATATGTAGGAAATACATTAGCTGGATTAGATGCAGTAAGAGAAGCTGCAGTAAAAAGTGTAAAAGATATTAATTTTAGAGATAATATTAAAAACTTCAATGGACTTAGAGCTGAATCAGATCAACCAGATTTTATAATAGGAGAAGTAGAAGATGCACCATATTTCTTTAATATAGCAGGAACTAAATCTCCAGGACTTACATCTGCTCCAGCAATAGGATTAGATGTAGCTAATATGATTATAAAAAAATTAGGAAATGTAAATAAGAAAACTGAACATAAAAAGAATAAACCACAAATTCATTTTATGGAACTTTCAAATGAAGAGAAAGCAGAAGTAATAAAAAGAGATCCTAGATATGGAAGAATAATTTGTAGATGTGAAAGTATAACAGAAGGAGAAATAGTTGATGTTATCCATAGAATGGTAGGAGCTAAAACAGTAGACGGAGTTAAGAAAAGATGTAGACCAGGAATGGGAAGATGTCAAGGTGGTTTCTGTGGACCAAGAGTTCAAGAGATACTAGCTAGAGAATTAAATAAAAAATTAGATGAAATTGTTCAAGATAAAGTAGGATCATATATACTTACTGGAGAAACTAAAAAACAGGAGGAACTATAA
- a CDS encoding FAD-dependent oxidoreductase has product MRYDLVVIGGGPGGLAAAIEARNNGVESILVIERDKELGGILQQCIHNGFGLHEFKEELTGPEYAERFIKKLKEMNIEYKLDTMVLEVTPEKVVHAINTVDGYMMIEAKAIVLAMGCRERTRGAISIPGERPAGVFTAGTAQRFINMEGYMVGKKVLILGSGDIGLIMARRMTLEGAEVKAVVELMPFSGGLARNIAQCLNDYNIPLYLSHTVIDIKGKERVEGVTIAKVDENRRPIPGTEIEYECDTLLLSVGLIPENDISRKTGIAIDRRTSGPVVNEMMETSIPGIFACGNVVHVHDLVDFVSAEARKAGRAAAKYVKDEVQDGEYIELKNGFGITYTVPQKYRLENVDNLLEISMRVNNIYKNMRLQVKDGENILVNMKKPHLAPGEMEKIIVPKKLLETVKGKELVVCLVPEEAK; this is encoded by the coding sequence ATGAGATATGATTTAGTAGTTATTGGGGGAGGACCTGGAGGTCTTGCAGCAGCTATAGAAGCTAGAAATAATGGAGTAGAAAGTATATTAGTAATAGAGAGAGATAAAGAGCTTGGAGGAATATTACAACAATGTATCCATAATGGTTTCGGATTACATGAGTTTAAAGAGGAATTAACTGGACCAGAGTATGCAGAGAGATTTATAAAAAAATTAAAAGAGATGAATATAGAATATAAACTAGACACTATGGTATTAGAAGTAACACCAGAAAAAGTAGTACATGCAATTAATACTGTAGATGGATATATGATGATAGAAGCTAAAGCAATAGTTTTAGCAATGGGATGTAGAGAAAGAACAAGAGGAGCTATATCTATACCAGGAGAAAGACCAGCAGGAGTGTTTACAGCTGGAACAGCTCAAAGATTCATAAATATGGAAGGATATATGGTAGGTAAAAAAGTTCTTATCTTAGGATCTGGAGATATAGGACTTATTATGGCAAGAAGAATGACTCTAGAAGGAGCAGAGGTAAAAGCTGTTGTTGAACTTATGCCATTCTCTGGAGGACTTGCTAGAAACATAGCTCAATGTTTAAATGACTATAATATTCCTTTATATTTAAGTCATACAGTTATAGATATTAAAGGTAAAGAAAGAGTAGAAGGAGTAACAATAGCTAAGGTAGATGAAAATAGAAGACCAATACCTGGAACTGAGATAGAATATGAATGTGATACACTACTTTTATCAGTAGGATTAATTCCAGAAAATGATATCTCTAGAAAAACAGGAATAGCTATAGATAGAAGAACTTCTGGACCTGTTGTAAATGAAATGATGGAAACAAGTATTCCAGGAATTTTTGCTTGTGGAAACGTTGTACATGTACATGACTTAGTTGACTTTGTAAGTGCTGAAGCTAGAAAAGCTGGTAGAGCAGCAGCTAAATATGTAAAAGATGAAGTACAAGATGGAGAATATATAGAACTTAAAAATGGATTTGGAATAACTTATACAGTTCCACAAAAATATAGATTAGAAAATGTTGATAATCTATTAGAGATTTCTATGAGAGTAAATAATATTTATAAAAATATGAGATTACAAGTTAAAGATGGAGAAAATATTTTAGTAAATATGAAAAAACCTCATTTAGCTCCAGGAGAAATGGAGAAAATAATAGTTCCTAAAAAATTATTAGAAACTGTAAAAGGAAAAGAATTGGTAGTTTGTTTAGTACCAGAGGAGGCAAAATAA
- a CDS encoding DUF1667 domain-containing protein, whose translation MLKEMVCIVCPMGCHLTIDTETLEVKGNTCPRGPVYAKEELTAPKRVITSTVRIVGGVHHRLPVKTSTSIPKELNFECMKLLNNVEVKSPVKHGDVIIKNVLGTGADIIACRDM comes from the coding sequence ATGTTAAAAGAGATGGTTTGTATAGTATGTCCTATGGGATGCCATTTAACTATAGATACAGAAACATTAGAAGTAAAGGGAAATACATGTCCTAGAGGTCCTGTATATGCAAAAGAGGAATTAACAGCACCAAAAAGAGTGATAACTTCAACTGTTAGAATAGTAGGAGGAGTTCATCATAGACTTCCAGTAAAAACAAGTACAAGTATTCCAAAAGAGTTAAATTTCGAATGTATGAAACTTTTAAATAATGTAGAAGTAAAATCTCCAGTAAAACATGGAGATGTAATTATAAAAAATGTATTGGGAACAGGTGCAGATATTATAGCTTGTAGAGATATGTAA